The following proteins are encoded in a genomic region of Cyclonatronum proteinivorum:
- the hemE gene encoding uroporphyrinogen decarboxylase: MSNPFPELKNDLLLKALRGEEVSRPPVWMMRQAGRYLPEYMELRAKYTFFERVETPDLACEITMQPIRRFAPDAAIIFSDILVVLQAMGVEVTLNPGEGPRIPTPVTTPEQALALAVPDVHDRLHYVMEALTLTRHALNGEAALIGFAGAPWTLFCYLVEGRGSKDFAKAKAFYFQHPEAAKHVLSVIAETTIRYLKAQIAAGAQAVQVFDSWSGLLSPEDFNEIAFPYLKQISDAITEVPLILYPKGSWYALEGVAYRTKAAALGVDWCITPEYARQLTRNEITLQGNFDPARLLSSPADITKQVHRMIDRFGAQRYIANLGHGILPFVPVDHARAFFEAVKSWEPQS, translated from the coding sequence ATGAGCAACCCTTTTCCTGAACTCAAAAATGATTTGCTGTTAAAAGCCCTGCGCGGCGAAGAAGTAAGCCGTCCGCCGGTTTGGATGATGAGACAGGCGGGGCGCTACCTGCCGGAATACATGGAACTCCGCGCAAAGTACACCTTCTTCGAGCGGGTCGAAACGCCTGACCTTGCCTGCGAAATCACCATGCAGCCCATCCGCCGCTTCGCCCCTGACGCCGCCATCATTTTCTCCGACATCCTCGTGGTACTCCAAGCCATGGGCGTAGAAGTCACGCTCAATCCCGGCGAAGGTCCCCGCATCCCTACCCCGGTCACCACGCCTGAGCAGGCCCTTGCCCTCGCGGTACCCGATGTACACGACCGCCTGCACTACGTAATGGAAGCCCTCACCCTCACGCGTCACGCCCTTAACGGCGAAGCTGCGCTCATCGGTTTTGCGGGCGCACCGTGGACCCTCTTTTGCTACCTCGTTGAAGGCCGCGGCTCCAAAGACTTTGCCAAAGCCAAAGCCTTCTATTTTCAGCATCCGGAAGCGGCAAAACACGTTCTTTCGGTAATTGCAGAAACGACTATCCGGTACCTGAAAGCACAAATCGCTGCCGGTGCACAGGCCGTACAGGTGTTCGACTCCTGGAGCGGATTGCTTTCCCCCGAAGACTTCAACGAAATAGCGTTCCCCTACCTGAAGCAGATTTCCGACGCTATCACCGAAGTACCGTTGATTCTGTACCCCAAAGGCAGCTGGTACGCGCTTGAAGGTGTCGCTTACCGCACCAAAGCCGCCGCGCTGGGGGTGGACTGGTGCATCACCCCGGAGTACGCGCGTCAGCTCACCCGCAACGAAATAACGCTGCAAGGAAATTTCGATCCTGCCCGGCTCTTATCGTCCCCCGCGGACATCACGAAGCAGGTGCACCGCATGATTGACCGTTTCGGTGCGCAGCGCTACATCGCCAACCTCGGACACGGCATTCTGCCCTTCGTGCCGGTCGATCACGCCCGCGCCTTCTTCGAAGCCGTCAAAAGCTGGGAACCCCAATCCTGA
- a CDS encoding uroporphyrinogen-III synthase: MAQLPVRVWFTRALSEAEITQAAALGIQAETEPLTALSFFSGDEIRARCSSLPKPAAFLFTSRNAVEAFLPVQRHISLPPLIFAVGARTAQRLAEAGIQAQQPAADAQHGTATGRLMATRLKPGENVWHFAAAQPRPEAREILQAAGIRYYHISCYRAQALRPANIPENLNALAFYSPGAVQAWQQLPGSPGAALPAFAIGSTTAQALREARFNPVLEAAEPSTAHIIRAIHHYFNQ, encoded by the coding sequence ATGGCACAGCTGCCCGTTCGGGTTTGGTTCACCCGCGCCCTCAGTGAAGCAGAAATCACGCAGGCAGCCGCCCTCGGCATACAGGCTGAGACAGAACCGCTAACCGCGCTGTCCTTCTTTTCGGGTGATGAAATCCGGGCCCGTTGCAGCAGTCTTCCCAAGCCCGCAGCTTTTTTATTTACCAGCCGGAATGCCGTTGAAGCCTTTCTTCCCGTTCAGCGGCACATCAGCCTCCCGCCGCTCATTTTTGCAGTTGGTGCCCGAACGGCGCAGCGGCTCGCCGAAGCCGGCATCCAAGCCCAACAGCCCGCCGCGGACGCACAGCACGGCACCGCAACCGGCAGGCTCATGGCAACCCGCCTCAAACCGGGTGAAAACGTCTGGCACTTTGCCGCCGCACAGCCCCGGCCCGAAGCCCGCGAAATCCTGCAGGCAGCTGGCATCCGCTATTACCACATAAGCTGTTATCGGGCGCAGGCACTCAGACCCGCGAACATCCCCGAAAACCTGAACGCCCTTGCCTTCTACAGCCCGGGTGCCGTACAGGCCTGGCAACAGCTTCCGGGCAGCCCCGGCGCAGCACTGCCCGCTTTTGCCATCGGCAGCACAACGGCTCAGGCCCTGCGCGAAGCCCGCTTCAATCCCGTACTTGAAGCAGCAGAACCCTCAACCGCACACATAATACGTGCCATTCATCACTATTTTAACCAATGA
- the hemC gene encoding hydroxymethylbilane synthase, whose protein sequence is MGFKTIRIGTRDSILATWQAEHVAAGLKQHGFKTELVFIKTEGDQVLDTPLPLLGGKGVFTKALDDALLRDEVDIAVHSFKDIPTQTPEGLAVIAILEREDPRDVLVARKDADFLTDPEYTATIATSSHRRGGQWLGQYPKHRLTDIRGNVHTRLRKLNENNWDGAIFAAAGLKRVGLDGNISAYLDWMIPAPAQGAVAVMARDNRPDLNRAIGLLHHATTALCTRVERRFLQVLEGGCSAPLGAFAEMYGGQVQFKAVLTSLDGHRREEIAMNMPVEHAASMADRAAEAMMERDTVMDILAEIRKDPE, encoded by the coding sequence ATGGGGTTTAAGACCATACGCATTGGCACGCGGGATAGCATTCTGGCCACCTGGCAGGCCGAGCATGTTGCTGCCGGACTCAAACAGCACGGGTTCAAAACTGAGCTGGTGTTTATTAAAACAGAAGGGGATCAGGTGTTGGATACGCCGCTGCCCCTGCTCGGGGGCAAAGGCGTTTTTACCAAAGCCCTCGACGACGCCCTTCTCCGCGATGAAGTCGATATCGCCGTGCACTCTTTTAAGGACATCCCGACCCAAACCCCCGAAGGGCTGGCCGTAATCGCGATTCTCGAACGTGAAGATCCCCGCGATGTGCTCGTTGCCCGCAAAGACGCTGATTTCCTGACGGATCCTGAGTACACCGCCACCATTGCCACAAGCAGTCACCGGCGGGGCGGACAGTGGCTCGGGCAGTACCCCAAACACCGCCTCACCGACATCCGCGGTAATGTGCACACCCGCCTGCGCAAACTCAACGAAAACAACTGGGACGGCGCTATTTTTGCCGCCGCCGGACTCAAGCGGGTAGGCCTCGACGGCAACATTTCCGCCTACCTTGACTGGATGATTCCCGCCCCGGCGCAGGGAGCCGTAGCCGTAATGGCCCGCGACAACCGCCCTGACCTCAACCGCGCAATTGGTCTTCTTCATCATGCTACGACCGCGCTGTGCACGCGGGTAGAGCGCCGCTTTCTGCAGGTACTCGAAGGCGGTTGTTCCGCCCCGCTCGGTGCCTTTGCCGAAATGTACGGCGGTCAGGTGCAGTTTAAAGCGGTGCTGACTTCCCTCGACGGGCACCGTCGTGAAGAAATCGCCATGAACATGCCGGTCGAGCATGCGGCGAGCATGGCCGACCGCGCTGCCGAAGCCATGATGGAGCGCGACACCGTAATGGATATTCTCGCGGAAATCCGCAAAGATCCCGAGTAA
- the hemA gene encoding glutamyl-tRNA reductase: MDKSILLEKFTLIGINHHLADVRVREKFSLSWEEQSTLLEDAKVQGISGMIIVSTCNRTEIFATTSDAELLSILFCKHSKGSMGEFKEYGFIRHGEHALRHFYRVAVGLEAQILGDLQIIKQVKESYRLSSDLGLADSVIHRLMQSVTRTHKRTRNETSLGMGAASTAYAAVQLAKRRMKKLTGKKVLLVGAGKIGKVTCKNLIAMGASDVTVINRNMTRAERLSMRFPVNVAPIKNIDIEIARADLIIVATGASHAVINHGHMDLCDPEAGEKLMIDLSVPRNIADEVGEMPFVHLINMDMLSDTLDETFRERQANIPHVERIIEEEFDQWCTWLSELRVVPTIRAINTKFDQIRRKEIERFRHKMNEETMTQVEHLTQRIINKIVAHSIEHLKENQGRTEEVTRIIHDMYKIGDEV, from the coding sequence ATGGATAAAAGCATACTGTTAGAAAAATTTACACTTATCGGAATTAACCATCACCTTGCAGATGTGCGGGTAAGGGAGAAGTTCAGCCTCTCGTGGGAAGAGCAGTCAACCTTACTCGAAGACGCGAAAGTACAGGGTATCAGCGGTATGATTATCGTCTCAACCTGTAACCGCACCGAGATCTTTGCCACAACCTCGGACGCGGAATTGCTTTCCATTCTCTTTTGCAAGCATTCCAAAGGCTCGATGGGCGAATTCAAGGAGTATGGCTTTATCCGCCATGGCGAACACGCACTCCGGCATTTTTACCGGGTAGCGGTCGGGCTGGAAGCACAGATTCTGGGCGACCTGCAGATTATCAAGCAGGTGAAAGAATCTTACCGCCTGTCTTCTGATCTCGGTTTGGCTGATTCCGTCATTCACCGGCTCATGCAGAGTGTAACCCGCACGCACAAGCGCACCCGCAACGAAACCAGCCTCGGCATGGGCGCGGCTTCTACGGCCTATGCAGCCGTTCAGCTCGCCAAGCGCCGCATGAAAAAGCTGACCGGCAAAAAAGTGTTGCTCGTCGGTGCAGGCAAAATCGGGAAGGTGACCTGCAAAAACCTGATCGCAATGGGCGCTTCGGATGTAACAGTCATCAACCGGAACATGACCCGTGCAGAGCGCCTAAGCATGCGCTTTCCGGTAAATGTAGCCCCGATCAAAAACATCGATATCGAAATTGCCCGGGCTGACCTCATCATTGTAGCTACCGGCGCTTCGCATGCCGTAATTAATCACGGTCACATGGATTTATGCGATCCCGAAGCCGGCGAAAAGCTGATGATCGACTTATCCGTGCCGCGTAATATCGCTGATGAAGTCGGGGAAATGCCTTTTGTCCACCTCATCAACATGGACATGCTCAGTGATACCCTCGACGAAACCTTCCGCGAACGTCAGGCCAACATCCCGCATGTAGAACGCATCATCGAAGAAGAATTCGATCAATGGTGTACCTGGCTGTCAGAGCTGCGCGTAGTCCCGACCATTCGGGCTATCAACACCAAGTTCGATCAGATCAGGCGTAAAGAAATTGAGCGGTTCCGCCATAAGATGAATGAAGAAACGATGACGCAGGTCGAACATCTCACGCAGCGCATCATCAACAAAATTGTAGCGCACTCCATCGAGCATCTTAAAGAAAATCAGGGGCGTACCGAAGAAGTTACCCGTATCATTCACGATATGTATAAAATCGGGGACGAAGTCTGA